From one Brachypodium distachyon strain Bd21 chromosome 4, Brachypodium_distachyon_v3.0, whole genome shotgun sequence genomic stretch:
- the LOC100832281 gene encoding probable inactive leucine-rich repeat receptor-like protein kinase At3g03770 isoform X1 yields MAWQLSVLVMAITCLMLFRTSEQSSQSELLQQIRKQLEYPRQLDVWNNSNGDPCYTQPTSMVTVVCEGNAITELKIVGDRITKPPKFSGYPLPNVTLSEAFVIDSFVTTLARLTTLRVVILVSLGLWGPLPDKIHRLSSLQVLDLSSNFLYGSIPPKLSVMSKLQTLTLDGNYLNGTVPDWLDSLSNLAILRLQGNRLKGSIPASVGKATMLTELAIAGNNISGEVPHLGNLNKLEMLDLRDNELDGDLPEMPTILVTILLSKNSFKGEIPEKFGQLNRLQHLDLSFNFLEGSPPEKLFDLPNISYLNLAANMLSGSLPSSLMCSGSLGFVDLSTNRLTGDLPACLNGNFNNRVVKFDGNCFSADPEHQHEAKYCQQSHKGKRSNTDVGLVVTVVGIVLIVLVLSLLLVASNKRSCQRVTAEQQLLQKQMQDNSTPGMSSELLVNARYISQAVKFGTQIMPTHRVFSLEELKEATKCFERSAFLGEGSIGKLYKGKLESGTVIAIRCLALHQRYSIRNLKLRLDLLAKLRHPNLVCLLGHCIDSAVDESSVKRVFLVYEYVPSGTLSSYLSGSSPEKTLEWCDRLQVLIGIAKAVHFLHTGIIPGSLYNRLKPSSVLLDEHHMAKLGDYGLSIITEEIYKHEAIGEGQRYIQNNAEELESLQDDVCSFGCIVLEVLMGSKLHRKGDPFILSELLQVLSIPCQEERNQVLDPVVVGTSSQDSLSMVVSITIKCLTVDSSTRPSIEEVLWNLQYAAQVQATADGDQRSEVSLQAC; encoded by the exons ATGGCTTGGCAGTTAAGTGTCCTTGTGATGGCCATAACTTGTTTGATGTTATTCCGAACAAGCGAGCAGTCTTCTCAGAGTGAGCTTCTGCAGCAGATCAGGAAGCAGTTGGAATACCCTAGGCAGCTGGATGTCTGGAATAACTCAAACGGTGACCCATGCTACACTCAGCCCACTTCCATGGTTACCGTGGTGTGCGAGGGGAATGCCATTACAGAGCTTAAGATAGTCGGTGATAGGATCACCAAGCCACCAAAGTTCAGTGGCTATCCTCTTCCCAATGTTACCCTGTCTGAAGCCTTTGTTATTGATTCATTTGTTACTACGCTGGCAAGGTTGACGACCTTGCGAGTTGTTATCCTGGTCTCGTTGGGCCTATGGGGACCTCTCCCTGACAAGATTCACCGTCTGTCTTCGCTTCAAGTGCTTGATTTGAGCTCCAATTTTTTGTATGGATCTATACCTCCGAAGCTTTCAGTCATGTCAAAGCTCCAAACGCTGACACTGGATGGTAACTACTTAAATGGAACTGTGCCAGACTGGCTTGACTCGCTCTCGAACCTCGCCATTCTGCGCTTGCAGGGTAACCGATTAAAGGGGTCCATACCAGCATCAGTTGGTAAAGCTACCATGCTTACAGAGCTAGCTATTGCCGGCAATAACATCTCGGGTGAGGTTCCACATTTGGGCAATTTAAATAAACTTGAGATGTTGGATTTGAGGGACAACGAGTTAGATGGAGATCTTCCAGAGATGCCTACAATATTGGTCACAATCTTGCTTAGCAAGAACTCTTTCAAGGGTGAAATTCCTGAGAAGTTTGGCCAACTGAACAGGCTTCAACACCTCGATCTCTCGTTCAACTTTCTTGAGGGGAGTCCCCCTGAAAAACTCTTTGATCTCCCAAACATCAGTTATTTGAATCTGGCGGCAAACATGCTCAGTGGATCACTTCCAAGTAGTTTAATGTGCAGTGGCAGCCTTGGCTTTGTCGATTTATCTACTAACCGCCTCACTGGGGACCTGCCTGCTTGTCTAAATGGTAATTTTAATAACAGGGTTGTTAAGTTTGATGGGAATTGCTTTAGTGCTGACCCTGAACACCAGCATGAAGCTAAATATTGTCAACAATCTCATAAGGGGAAAAGATCAAACACGGATGTTGGACTTGTTGTCACCGTTGTCGGGATAGTGCTGATTGTGCTTGTTCTTTCTCTTCTATTAGTGGCTTCAAACAAAAGAAGCTGTCAAAGAGTTACAGCAGAACAACAGTTACTGCAAAAGCAAATGCAAGACAACTCGACTCCAGGAATGTCCTCTGAACTGCTAGTAAATGCAA GGTACATATCTCAAGCTGTGAAATTTGGAACGCAAATAATGCCCACACATCGTGTATTTTCTTTAGAAGAGCTCAAAGAAGCAACAAAATGCTTTGAACGGTCAGCATTTTTAGGGGAGGGATCCATCGGAAAG CTATACAAGGGAAAACTCGAGAGTGGAACTGTGATTGCAATAAGATGCTTGGCATTGCACCAGCGATATTCAATAAGGAACCTAAAGCTTCGCCTAGATCTCCTTGCGAAGCTTCGCCATCCAAATTTAGTTTGCCTCTTGGGACACTGCATTGACAGTGCAGTTGATGAGTCAAGTGTAAAAAGGGTTTTTCTTGTTTATGAATATGTACCTAGTGGAACTCTGTCCTCATATCTTTCTG GCTCTAGTCCTGAGAAAACACTGGAGTGGTGCGATAGACTGCAAGTGCTGATTGGTATTGCTAAGGCTGTTCATTTCTTACATACAGGAATCATTCCTGGTTCCTTGTATAATCGGTTAAAACCTTCTAGTGTTTTGCTTGATGAACACCATATGGCAAAACTGGGTGACTACGGTTTGTCCATAATCACAGAGGAAATATACAAACATGAG GCGATAGGAGAAGGGCAGAGATACATACAAAATAATGCTGAAGAACT GGAAAGTTTACAGGATGATGTATGTTCTTTTGGTTGTATTGTGCTTGAAGTACTTATGGGCTCAAAACTACATAGAAAAGGAGACCCTTTCATTTTAAGTGAACTG CTGCAGGTTCTGTCGATACCATGCCAAGAAGAGCGCAACCAAGTTCTGGATCCAGTTGTGGTTGGCACTTCTTCACAGGATTCGTTATCGATGGTGGTCTCCATCACGATCAAATGCTTGACTGTTGATTCTTCGACACGACCTTCCATCGAAGAGGTTCTCTGGAATCTGCAGTACGCTGCGCAAGTCCAGGCAACGGCTGACGGTGATCAGAGATCGGAAGTTTCGTTGCAAGCTTGTTAG
- the LOC100832281 gene encoding probable inactive leucine-rich repeat receptor-like protein kinase At3g03770 isoform X2, giving the protein MAWQLSVLVMAITCLMLFRTSEQSSQSELLQQIRKQLEYPRQLDVWNNSNGDPCYTQPTSMVTVVCEGNAITELKIVGDRITKPPKFSGYPLPNVTLSEAFVIDSFVTTLARLTTLRVVILVSLGLWGPLPDKIHRLSSLQVLDLSSNFLYGSIPPKLSVMSKLQTLTLDGNYLNGTVPDWLDSLSNLAILRLQGNRLKGSIPASVGKATMLTELAIAGNNISGEVPHLGNLNKLEMLDLRDNELDGDLPEMPTILVTILLSKNSFKGEIPEKFGQLNRLQHLDLSFNFLEGSPPEKLFDLPNISYLNLAANMLSGSLPSSLMCSGSLGFVDLSTNRLTGDLPACLNGNFNNRVVKFDGNCFSADPEHQHEAKYCQQSHKGKRSNTDVGLVVTVVGIVLIVLVLSLLLVASNKRSCQRVTAEQQLLQKQMQDNSTPGMSSELLVNARYISQAVKFGTQIMPTHRVFSLEELKEATKCFERSAFLGEGSIGKLYKGKLESGTVIAIRCLALHQRYSIRNLKLRLDLLAKLRHPNLVCLLGHCIDSAVDESSVKRVFLVYEYVPSGTLSSYLSGSSPEKTLEWCDRLQVLIGIAKAVHFLHTGIIPGSLYNRLKPSSVLLDEHHMAKLGDYGLSIITEEIYKHEAIGEGQRYIQNNAEELESLQDDVCSFGCIVLEVLMGSKLHRKGDPFILSELVLSIPCQEERNQVLDPVVVGTSSQDSLSMVVSITIKCLTVDSSTRPSIEEVLWNLQYAAQVQATADGDQRSEVSLQAC; this is encoded by the exons ATGGCTTGGCAGTTAAGTGTCCTTGTGATGGCCATAACTTGTTTGATGTTATTCCGAACAAGCGAGCAGTCTTCTCAGAGTGAGCTTCTGCAGCAGATCAGGAAGCAGTTGGAATACCCTAGGCAGCTGGATGTCTGGAATAACTCAAACGGTGACCCATGCTACACTCAGCCCACTTCCATGGTTACCGTGGTGTGCGAGGGGAATGCCATTACAGAGCTTAAGATAGTCGGTGATAGGATCACCAAGCCACCAAAGTTCAGTGGCTATCCTCTTCCCAATGTTACCCTGTCTGAAGCCTTTGTTATTGATTCATTTGTTACTACGCTGGCAAGGTTGACGACCTTGCGAGTTGTTATCCTGGTCTCGTTGGGCCTATGGGGACCTCTCCCTGACAAGATTCACCGTCTGTCTTCGCTTCAAGTGCTTGATTTGAGCTCCAATTTTTTGTATGGATCTATACCTCCGAAGCTTTCAGTCATGTCAAAGCTCCAAACGCTGACACTGGATGGTAACTACTTAAATGGAACTGTGCCAGACTGGCTTGACTCGCTCTCGAACCTCGCCATTCTGCGCTTGCAGGGTAACCGATTAAAGGGGTCCATACCAGCATCAGTTGGTAAAGCTACCATGCTTACAGAGCTAGCTATTGCCGGCAATAACATCTCGGGTGAGGTTCCACATTTGGGCAATTTAAATAAACTTGAGATGTTGGATTTGAGGGACAACGAGTTAGATGGAGATCTTCCAGAGATGCCTACAATATTGGTCACAATCTTGCTTAGCAAGAACTCTTTCAAGGGTGAAATTCCTGAGAAGTTTGGCCAACTGAACAGGCTTCAACACCTCGATCTCTCGTTCAACTTTCTTGAGGGGAGTCCCCCTGAAAAACTCTTTGATCTCCCAAACATCAGTTATTTGAATCTGGCGGCAAACATGCTCAGTGGATCACTTCCAAGTAGTTTAATGTGCAGTGGCAGCCTTGGCTTTGTCGATTTATCTACTAACCGCCTCACTGGGGACCTGCCTGCTTGTCTAAATGGTAATTTTAATAACAGGGTTGTTAAGTTTGATGGGAATTGCTTTAGTGCTGACCCTGAACACCAGCATGAAGCTAAATATTGTCAACAATCTCATAAGGGGAAAAGATCAAACACGGATGTTGGACTTGTTGTCACCGTTGTCGGGATAGTGCTGATTGTGCTTGTTCTTTCTCTTCTATTAGTGGCTTCAAACAAAAGAAGCTGTCAAAGAGTTACAGCAGAACAACAGTTACTGCAAAAGCAAATGCAAGACAACTCGACTCCAGGAATGTCCTCTGAACTGCTAGTAAATGCAA GGTACATATCTCAAGCTGTGAAATTTGGAACGCAAATAATGCCCACACATCGTGTATTTTCTTTAGAAGAGCTCAAAGAAGCAACAAAATGCTTTGAACGGTCAGCATTTTTAGGGGAGGGATCCATCGGAAAG CTATACAAGGGAAAACTCGAGAGTGGAACTGTGATTGCAATAAGATGCTTGGCATTGCACCAGCGATATTCAATAAGGAACCTAAAGCTTCGCCTAGATCTCCTTGCGAAGCTTCGCCATCCAAATTTAGTTTGCCTCTTGGGACACTGCATTGACAGTGCAGTTGATGAGTCAAGTGTAAAAAGGGTTTTTCTTGTTTATGAATATGTACCTAGTGGAACTCTGTCCTCATATCTTTCTG GCTCTAGTCCTGAGAAAACACTGGAGTGGTGCGATAGACTGCAAGTGCTGATTGGTATTGCTAAGGCTGTTCATTTCTTACATACAGGAATCATTCCTGGTTCCTTGTATAATCGGTTAAAACCTTCTAGTGTTTTGCTTGATGAACACCATATGGCAAAACTGGGTGACTACGGTTTGTCCATAATCACAGAGGAAATATACAAACATGAG GCGATAGGAGAAGGGCAGAGATACATACAAAATAATGCTGAAGAACT GGAAAGTTTACAGGATGATGTATGTTCTTTTGGTTGTATTGTGCTTGAAGTACTTATGGGCTCAAAACTACATAGAAAAGGAGACCCTTTCATTTTAAGTGAACTG GTTCTGTCGATACCATGCCAAGAAGAGCGCAACCAAGTTCTGGATCCAGTTGTGGTTGGCACTTCTTCACAGGATTCGTTATCGATGGTGGTCTCCATCACGATCAAATGCTTGACTGTTGATTCTTCGACACGACCTTCCATCGAAGAGGTTCTCTGGAATCTGCAGTACGCTGCGCAAGTCCAGGCAACGGCTGACGGTGATCAGAGATCGGAAGTTTCGTTGCAAGCTTGTTAG
- the LOC100832591 gene encoding flavonoid O-methyltransferase-like protein Os11g0303600: protein MYHRDSTERKTAQGAMAQTTQTTKELESGAELLQAQADLWRHSLGFYTSMALQCAVKLGVPSAIRRSHGATASLPDILDDLSVPPSKLPFLRRVMRLLVTSGVFTSHADETDPSVVYYGLTPVSRLLVDGTVPGSEAVGGRTSQASFVLACTARLNIDAAQGLVGWLQQKPEEEETKPLFSPFAWAHDGASLFERGRVDPEFNGVLNEGMAANSRLGILTVLRECRPLFENLQSLTDCGGGDGATARAITRTFPHVKCTVLDLPHVIAAATVPSDDGIQYVAGDMFESIPPSQAILVKYVLHDWSDEQCVKVLARCREAIPCREAGGKVIVVEVVLGASSPCCAGPMHEAELLMDMAMMCMTTGHEREEHEWRSIFVAAGFSDYKINKALGVQCVIEVYP from the coding sequence ATGTACCACCGAGACAGTACAGAGAGGAAGACAGCCCAGGGTGCAATGGCTCAGACGACCCAGACCACAAAAGAGCTAGAGTCCGGAGCGGAGCTGCTGCAAGCGCAGGCCGACCTGTGGCGCCACAGCCTCGGCTTCTACACGTCCATGGCGCTCCAGTGCGCCGTCAAGCTCGGCGTCCCCTCGGCCATCCGACGCAGCCATGGCGCCACCGCCTCGCTGCCAGACATCCTCGACGATCTCTCCGTCCCTCCATCCAAGctccccttcctccgccgcgtcATGCGCCTCCTGGTCACCTCCGGCGTGTTCACGTCCCATGCCGACGAGACAGACCCCTCCGTCGTGTACTACGGCCTCACCCCGGTGTCCAGGCTCCTGGTCGACGGTACCGTCCCCGGCAGCGAGGCTGTCGGCGGGCGCACCAGTCAGGCCTCCTTCGTGCTCGCGTGCACCGCCCGCCTCAACATCGACGCGGCGCAGGGCCTCGTCGGCTGGCTGCAGCAGAAgccggaagaagaagaaacaaagccGCTGTTCTCCCCGTTCGCGTGGGCGCACGACGGCGCATCGCTGTTCGAGCGTGGCCGCGTGGACCCTGAGTTCAACGGGGTGCTCAACGAAGGGATGGCGGCCAACAGCCGGCTCGGGATTCTCACGGTGCTGCGAGAGTGCCGGCCGCTGTTCGAGAATCTTCAGTCCCTCACcgactgcggcggcggtgatggcgcCACGGCCAGGGCCATCACTAGGACCTTCCCGCACGTCAAGTGCACCGTGCTGGACCTCCCCCATgtgatcgccgccgccaccgtccctTCCGACGACGGCATCCAGTACGTCGCCGGCGACATGTTCGAGTCCATCCCGCCTTCCCAAGCCATCCTCGTCAAGTACGTGCTGCATGACTGGAGCGACGAGCAATGCGTGAAGGTGCTGGCGAGATGCAGGGAGGCCATCCCATGCCGCGAAGCCGGTGGGAAGGTGATCGTCGTCGAGGTGGTTCTGGgggcttcttctccttgttgtGCCGGGCCCATGCACGAAGCGGAGCTCCTCATGGACATGGCCATGATGTGCATGACCACGGGCCACGAGAGGGAGGAGCACGAGTGGCGCAGCATCTTCGTCGCCGCAGGCTTCAGCGACTACAAGATCAACAAGGCTCTCGGAGTCCAATGCGTCATTGAGGTCTATCCTTGA
- the LOC100834947 gene encoding uncharacterized protein LOC100834947, which produces MAMAEARAATGHRGRGPAPSWVLMQEDMLQLIASRVLAGDLLDYVRFRAVCLPWRAATACPRGQGLVNPLFHPRRWMMLPEGDGMHPGHPALGGYGRFFNLDTAAFVRVRLPCFQDQDHIVLDCPDGLLLLQRKGDGAICLHHPFTGDIAQFPPLASLITQLDGAVGVAGVDARLLLRFDRFMDVSAAVSVRAGGTVTIMLAFIRLQRMAYVSTGDLQWTATSWMIPGMWTAVPFRGSLYLVKGWNKRKPSLIMRVDPPECSSSVLWSSAPAQTVATCPAEKMTKPYLVECNSELLVVGYAKADRHSLVVFRLADLLLGAPTPAAPLASIGDHVLFIGKRNMTVKSKNIPVLRGNSVAIITASAADRLLQYNLGRGAWSQLCDGDLINGPAPRPHSLVHHIVTCCHHAFWSSGHIWYVKSTEPWRRMTAGAYIKQYLL; this is translated from the coding sequence ATGGCGATGGCGGAAGCAAGAGCAGCCACCGGCCACCGTGGCCGAGGCCCCGCGCCGTCCTGGGTGTTGATGCAGGAGGATATGCTTCAGCTGATCGCCAGCCGGGTGCTCGCTGGCGACCTGCTCGACTATGTCCGGTTCCGCGCCGTGTGCTTGCCGtggcgcgccgccaccgcctgccCGCGCGGCCAAGGCTTGGTCAACCCGCTCTTCCACCCTCGCCGATGGATGATGCTACCAGAGGGCGATGGGATGCACCCTGGACACCCTGCGCTGGGCGGCTACGGCCGCTTCTTCAACCTTGACACGGCCGCCTTCGTCCGCGTCCGCCTGCCGTGCTTCCAGGACCAGGACCACATCGTGCTCGACTGTCCCGAcggcctccttctcctgcaACGCAAAGGGGACGGAGCCATCTGCCTACATCACCCTTTCACCGGCGACATCGCCCAGTTCCCACCGCTAGCCTCCCTCATCACACAACTGGACGGTGCCGTTGGCGTTGCCGGTGTCGATGCGAGGTTGCTACTGAGGTTCGACCGCTTCATGGATGTCTCAGCAGCCGTCTCCGTCCGTGCGGGTGGCACTGTCACCATCATGCTCGCGTTCATTCGCCTCCAGCGCATGGCGTACGTCTCCACAGGTGACCTGCAGTGGACCGCGACGAGCTGGATGATACCTGGAATGTGGACAGCGGTGCCGTTCCGTGGCAGCCTCTACCTGGTCAAGGGGTGGAACAAACGCAAGCCCTCGCTCATCATGCGCGTCGATCCACCGGAATGCTCCAGCTCCGTCCTGTGGTCATCAGCACCAGCGCAGACAGTGGCGACATGTCCAGCTGAGAAGATGACTAAGCCTTACCTGGTTGAGTGCAATTCTGAGCTTCTTGTGGTCGGCTATGCCAAGGCCGACCGGCACTCACTTGTGGTTTTCCGGCTTGCCGACCTCCTTCTGGGAGCCCCCACGCCCGCGGCGCCACTGGCAAGCATTGGCGACCACGTCCTGTTCATCGGCAAGCGGAACATGACAGTCAAATCCAAGAACATACCGGTCCTCCGCGGGAACTCCGTCGCCATAATCACGGCATCTGCTGCTGACCGACTGCTGCAGTATAATCTGGGCAGAGGTGCCTGGTCGCAGTTGTGTGACGGAGACTTGATCAACGGCCCTGCACCTAGGCCACACAGCCTTGTCCACCACATTGTCACCTGCTGCCATCATGCGTTCTGGAGCAGTGGGCACATCTGGTACGTTAAGTCGACTGAGCCATGGAGGCGAATGACTGCGGGTGCATACATTAAACAGTATCTGCTCTGA